One part of the Lotus japonicus ecotype B-129 chromosome 2, LjGifu_v1.2 genome encodes these proteins:
- the LOC130735980 gene encoding uncharacterized protein LOC130735980, with translation MEDAATLRAASQTLAIKGPQKMKEHKDQPSTRESRRKGQDDRKPKRKKYDSYTPLNSSLSRILREKASTDLRDRPPPLLTRGDKLDSKRFCEFHDSPGHNTDECLNLKDKVEELIRAGRLSRYVALSSGDLPRPRSPPPKRTPTPPWHRARTPPKRRSTDRQDRTPPRRRSPERRGRSSERRRSPDRHGRDEVRRHHGSNLVSVGSIAEGWAAGRPTNNSRKRSTCVIMSAAGRPRPGSLHPPRQKVAITFTEDDYSEDTDEEDDPIVIEALIGNGKIRRTLIDTGSSADIMFYDAYKSLGLSVKDLLPYDHDLIGFTGDRVLPLGYFDTCLSLGDHRICKTIKACFLVVECPTTYNALLGRPSLNIFRAIISTHHLMLKYPWAGRAVQVRGNLEMARSCYNSSCRLAREERKRKKSKAQNQQDNFHVQHTSFMTNLDPRVD, from the coding sequence ATGGAAGACGCCGCGACCCTACGAGCCGCGAGTCAGACACTCGCGATCAAAGGACCGCAGAAGATGAAAGAGCATAAAGATCAGCCATCGACCCGGGAGTCCCGACGGAAGGGTCAGGACGATCGGAAGCCGAAGCGGAAGAAGTATGATAGCTATACtccactgaactcctccctgTCGCGTATCCTGAGGGAGAAGGCCTCCACCGACCTCAGGGACCGACCCCCTCCACTTCTGACGAGAGGGGACAAGCTAGATTCTAAGAGATTTTGTGAGTTCCACGACAGCCCAGGCCACAACACGGACGAGTGCCTGAACCTCAAGGACAAGGTGGAGGAACTGATCAGAGCAGGCAGGTTGTCTAGGTATGTAGCTCTGTCATCCGGTGACCTCCCACGCCCGCGCTCGCCGCCCCCGAAACGGACACCCACCCCTCCATGGCACCGTGCCCGAACCCCTCCAAAGCGCCGGTCAACCGATCGTCAGGACAGGACGCCACCGCGTCGCCGAAGCCCCGAGCGCCGTGGAAGAAGCAGTGAACGTAGAAGAAGCCCCGACCGACACGGCCGGGATGAAGTTCGAAGACATCATGGGAGCAACCTAGTCAGCGTTGGTTCAATAGCCGAAGGATGGGCCGCAGGCAGGCCCACTAATAACAGCCGGAAAAGAAGTACCTGTGTCATCATGTCCGCAGCTGGAAGGCCCCGCCCAGGGTCCCTCCACCCCCCAAGGCAGAAGGTGGCCATCACCTTCACGGAAGACGACTACAGCGAGGACACCGACGAGGAAGACGACCCCATCGTCATTGAGGCCCTGATCGGCAATGGTAAGATTCGAAGGACGCTCATTGATACAGGTAGTTCCgctgacattatgttttatgaCGCTTATAAAAGCTTAGGACTATCGGTGAAAGACCTGCTCCCCTACGACCATGATTTGATCGGGTTCACGGGGGACAGAGTCCTACCCTTAGGATATTTTGATACTTGCCTTTCTCTGGGAGATCATAGAATTTGCAAGACAATAAAAGCTTGTTTTCTGGTGGTGGAATGTCCAACGACGTACAACGCCCTTCTTGGCAGGCCAAGCCTCAACATCTTCAGGGCGATCATATCCACCCACCATCTGATGCTTAAGTACCCCTGGGCAGGAAGGGCAGTGCAAGTACGCGGCAATCTCGAAATGGCAAGGAGCTGCTACAACTCCAGCTGCAGGCTGGccagagaagaaagaaagagaaagaagtcCAAAGCCCAGAACCAGCAAGACAACTTCCATGTTCAACACACCAGTTTCATGACCAACCTCGACCCCCGAGTGGACTAG